The following proteins are encoded in a genomic region of Lytechinus variegatus isolate NC3 chromosome 7, Lvar_3.0, whole genome shotgun sequence:
- the LOC121419021 gene encoding cell death regulator Aven-like codes for MKKDKHKAKRSANYKKQHGISSAKNANRTAKSTIAAEADATLRHVKPKGHGLIKSQAELIIEKQEGLKQYSRRKVESNWEKYEDFVVDPDTETEKVRSEPRGEDFQKLLSKSDDASSQLRMKDEVWWDGDDQDDETETEIGKLFKIDYVDLARRLKCIPLHERLGISTKYFDEDLLNKINEDAAEHTKRYQEMLDAEKAQELNNPQESENPTPSDTVSDLSSRELMTEPTVGACINSCEANKLHEVTDEHCNQQSSDVTLRTNNETEHCTKDVKQTDSQAADRLSHSAVSPSSRSHIDSGSPVTSSDRSTKSADDKEPTTEPHAKHSEEENLENWLDDFLDD; via the exons ATGAAAAAGGACAAACACAAGGCCAAAAGAAGTGCAAATTACAAGAAGCAACATGGCATTTCTTCTGCAAAGAATGCGAACAGAACTGCAAAATCAACGATTGCTGCTGAAGCGGATGCGACACTGCGACATGTAAAGCCAAAGGGACATGGCCTCATCAAGTCACAGGCAGAATTGATTATCGAAAAACAGGAGGGACTGAAACAG TATTCAAGAAGAAAGGTCGAAAGCAACtgggaaaaatatgaagattttgtTGTTGATCCTGACACAGAGACAGAGAAAGTCCGTTCAGAACCAAGGGGGGAAGACTTTCAAAAGCTTTTATCCAAATCAG ATGATGCTTCATCTCAGCTTCGAATGAAGGATGAAGTATGGTGGGATGGAGATGATCAAGATGATGAAACTGAG ACTGAAATTGGGAAGCTGTTCAAGATTGACTATGTGGATTTAGCACGGCGTCTTAAATGCATCCCTCTCCATGAGCGGCTTGGAATATCAACTAAATATTTTGAT GAGGATTTactcaataaaataaatgaggATGCGGCAGAGCATACAAAGAGGTATCAAGAAATGTTGGATGCAGAGAAAGCTCAAGAACTGAACAACCCTCAAGAATCAGAAAATCCTACCCCATCAGATACTGTTTCTGATCTATCATCAAGAGAACTAATGACAGAGCCAACTGTTGGTGCATGTATTAATAGTTGTGAAGCAAACAAACTGCATGAAGTGACAGATGAACACTGTAATCAGCAATCAAGTGATGTTACTTTAAGAACTAATAATGAAACAGAACATTGTACTAAAGATGTAAAACAGACGGACTCACAAGCTGCTGATAGGTTGTCGCATTCTGCTGTAAGTCCGAGCTCTAGGAGTCATATTGATTCAGGATCCCCTGTGACCTCCAGCGATAGGTCAACAAAATCTGCTGATGATAAAG AGCCAACTACAGAACCACATGCTAAACACAGTGAAGAAGAAAATCTTGAAAACTGGCTGGATGACTTCTTGGATGATTGA